One Arthrobacter sp. FW306-07-I genomic window carries:
- a CDS encoding MFS transporter has product MARNVTSAPAVGNARWKRLIPVAIIVYIISFMDRTNIGFALNGLHQDLGIDAAQQGLAAGIFFIGYLVLQIPGGHLAEHWSAKKFVGIMVLIWGVLAVLSGFIQDFTQLLVVRFFLGVAEAGIWPAILVLISHWFPAAERARAYALWMMNIAIASIITAPLSGWILSFSDWRWLFIIEGIFPFIIAAPLWWALIADHPREAKWCSVQEREYIEEGLAADAAAHPQQEKLGLRHVMSNSVVWRLTLVYFLIQIGFYGINIWLPHVIKTITSGSSIEVGLITAIPYVLAMFGLWYNAKAADRSGRYSTHVLLSMAIGAVALVISVATGDNLPFLAITLISIAVAGALAYDGPFWASASRAMPVAVAGTAMGLINAVGNLGGFVGPYVGGYLQDVTHGSFLATSIFLAACLLAAGLVMLTLRRGGDRPLAHARLPKDHFRSTDAHKPVKKTP; this is encoded by the coding sequence ATGGCACGGAATGTGACGTCCGCACCTGCCGTGGGTAATGCCCGGTGGAAGCGGCTGATTCCCGTCGCAATCATTGTCTACATCATCTCGTTTATGGACCGGACAAACATCGGCTTCGCCCTGAACGGGCTGCATCAGGACCTGGGCATCGACGCCGCCCAACAGGGCCTGGCGGCAGGCATCTTCTTCATCGGCTACCTCGTCCTGCAGATACCAGGCGGACATCTCGCCGAGCACTGGAGTGCGAAGAAGTTCGTGGGCATCATGGTGCTCATCTGGGGCGTGCTGGCTGTCCTGTCCGGTTTCATCCAGGACTTCACCCAACTGCTCGTGGTGCGCTTCTTCCTTGGCGTGGCCGAGGCCGGGATCTGGCCGGCGATCCTTGTACTGATCAGCCACTGGTTCCCCGCCGCTGAGCGGGCGCGCGCTTATGCGCTGTGGATGATGAACATCGCGATCGCCTCCATCATCACAGCGCCGCTGTCCGGGTGGATCCTCTCTTTCTCGGACTGGCGGTGGCTGTTCATCATCGAGGGCATTTTCCCGTTCATCATTGCGGCTCCGCTGTGGTGGGCCCTGATCGCCGACCACCCGCGGGAAGCGAAGTGGTGCTCTGTCCAGGAGCGCGAATACATCGAGGAGGGACTCGCTGCTGACGCAGCGGCACATCCCCAGCAGGAGAAGCTCGGACTGCGCCACGTTATGTCTAACAGCGTGGTGTGGCGACTGACCCTGGTGTATTTCCTCATCCAGATCGGCTTCTACGGCATCAACATCTGGCTGCCGCACGTGATCAAGACCATTACATCGGGTTCCTCGATAGAGGTCGGGCTGATCACGGCCATCCCGTACGTGTTGGCAATGTTCGGTCTCTGGTACAACGCCAAGGCAGCCGACCGTTCCGGCCGCTACTCCACCCACGTGCTGCTATCAATGGCGATTGGTGCTGTCGCCCTGGTGATCTCTGTGGCGACCGGCGATAACCTTCCGTTCCTCGCCATCACCTTGATCAGCATCGCGGTCGCCGGCGCCCTGGCCTATGACGGTCCCTTCTGGGCTTCGGCGTCCCGTGCCATGCCCGTCGCCGTCGCTGGCACTGCCATGGGGCTGATCAACGCGGTGGGCAACCTCGGCGGATTCGTCGGACCCTACGTGGGTGGATACCTGCAGGACGTGACGCACGGCAGCTTCCTTGCCACCTCCATATTCCTGGCGGCATGCCTGCTGGCCGCCGGCTTGGTAATGCTGACACTGCGGCGCGGCGGCGACCGGCCGCTGGCACATGCGCGGCTTCCAAAGGATCATTTCCGCAGCACGGACGCGCACAAGCCAGTGAAGAAAACTCCCTGA
- a CDS encoding thiamine pyrophosphate-requiring protein codes for MATVSDFVIQRIREWGVSRIFAFPGDGIGEFDGALEKAQRDEAGLKYVRPTHEEICSLMATAHAKFTGEVGVCVATSSPGAFHMLNGLYDAQMDNQPVVAIVGQQGLNAFGTFTQQESNLERTMADVAVYVQTIVSPEQAQAVVDTAFRTAKVRLGPAVIVIPHDVQAMTMPELTPQNWVSRSSAVAPSISIIPAQNEIEKAARIINAGSKVTFIVGHGANGATEEVLQAADICGAGLITALRGKQVIPSDVPHHSQQLGLLGSLPSAHQMSGCDTLVFLGTNYPYSQFLPKSGQARAIQIDLKPEQMGLRYPTELNLWGDVKATLRALIPHLDQKTELSWQNTVAKEMLEWESEMEAQAMLTYKDGVNPRRVYHELNKRLPPDAIVTADAGSTADWYGHHIRLRRGMLGDLSGRLASMLAAMPYATAAKFAYSDRPVICTIGDGAFQMLGMNELITIKKYLQEWENPQLIILILHNNDLTQVSWEMRTEDANPVWSTSQNVQSVDYAGWAEMLGFTGIRVKTDDEVPGAWDTAFAHRGVTLIDAYTSKNVPPLPPHITFEFAKHTAEALLKKDPDGVDVMRDSAKALLTEGIERVKGKLHIGEAHDEKEH; via the coding sequence ATGGCAACTGTCAGCGATTTTGTGATCCAACGCATCAGGGAATGGGGTGTCAGCCGCATCTTCGCTTTTCCTGGTGACGGGATTGGCGAGTTCGATGGCGCCTTGGAAAAGGCCCAGCGCGATGAAGCAGGTCTGAAGTATGTGCGTCCCACGCATGAGGAGATCTGTTCTCTAATGGCGACCGCCCACGCCAAGTTCACGGGCGAAGTCGGTGTCTGCGTGGCAACCTCCAGCCCCGGGGCCTTCCACATGCTCAACGGCCTCTACGATGCTCAGATGGACAACCAGCCGGTCGTCGCCATCGTGGGCCAGCAGGGACTGAACGCGTTCGGTACCTTTACCCAGCAGGAAAGCAACCTCGAACGCACCATGGCCGATGTCGCGGTCTATGTCCAGACGATCGTCTCACCGGAGCAAGCGCAGGCCGTCGTCGACACCGCCTTCCGTACTGCCAAGGTGAGGCTCGGACCCGCCGTGATCGTCATTCCCCACGATGTGCAGGCAATGACAATGCCCGAACTCACTCCCCAAAACTGGGTATCACGCTCCAGTGCTGTCGCCCCATCCATCTCAATCATCCCCGCGCAAAACGAAATCGAGAAGGCCGCCCGCATCATCAACGCGGGCAGTAAAGTCACATTCATCGTCGGACACGGGGCGAACGGGGCCACCGAGGAGGTCCTGCAGGCCGCCGACATTTGTGGTGCCGGGCTGATAACCGCCTTGCGGGGGAAACAGGTAATCCCCTCCGACGTGCCTCATCATTCACAGCAACTCGGTCTCCTGGGTTCGCTGCCCAGCGCCCACCAAATGAGCGGATGCGACACTTTGGTATTCCTTGGGACCAACTACCCCTACAGCCAGTTCCTACCTAAGAGCGGACAAGCACGAGCCATCCAAATCGATCTCAAGCCCGAGCAAATGGGGCTGCGCTACCCCACCGAACTCAACCTGTGGGGTGACGTGAAGGCAACCCTCAGGGCGCTAATCCCGCACTTGGACCAAAAAACCGAGCTCTCGTGGCAGAACACCGTCGCCAAGGAAATGCTGGAGTGGGAAAGTGAGATGGAAGCACAGGCGATGCTGACCTACAAAGACGGCGTCAATCCCCGACGCGTCTATCACGAACTGAACAAGCGCCTGCCACCGGACGCCATCGTCACGGCCGACGCCGGTTCCACGGCAGACTGGTACGGCCACCACATCAGACTCCGCCGGGGCATGCTCGGTGACCTTTCCGGAAGACTCGCCAGCATGCTCGCCGCCATGCCGTACGCCACAGCCGCAAAATTCGCCTATTCCGACCGACCCGTTATTTGCACCATCGGCGATGGCGCCTTCCAGATGCTCGGCATGAACGAACTGATCACGATCAAAAAATACCTGCAGGAATGGGAAAACCCGCAGCTGATCATCCTGATTCTGCACAATAATGACCTCACACAAGTTTCCTGGGAAATGCGCACCGAGGACGCGAACCCTGTCTGGTCCACCTCGCAGAACGTTCAGTCCGTCGACTACGCCGGGTGGGCGGAGATGCTCGGCTTCACCGGAATCCGCGTCAAAACAGACGATGAGGTCCCCGGCGCCTGGGACACCGCATTCGCCCATCGCGGGGTCACTCTCATCGATGCCTACACGAGCAAAAACGTACCGCCCCTTCCCCCTCACATCACGTTCGAGTTCGCAAAGCACACAGCAGAAGCTCTGCTAAAGAAAGACCCCGACGGAGTCGACGTGATGCGCGACTCGGCCAAGGCCCTCCTCACCGAAGGAATTGAACGCGTAAAAGGAAAACTTCACATCGGCGAGGCCCACGACGAGAAAGAACACTGA
- a CDS encoding phytoene desaturase family protein: MKPDAVVVGAGPNGLAAAVTLARAGLKVQLIEGAAKIGGGTRTAELTLPGFRHDVCSAVHPMALASPFFQAFELEKRIELRVPEISYAHTVDAATAGIAFRSLTRTAEGLGPDGDRYRRLFQPLVERVDGITDLTMHQLLRIPRDRLGALLYAARTLEQGGPWWNTRFKGDIAPAMVTGVSAHCIGSLPGLATSGTAMLLGAHAHARGWPLPVGGSQSIADAMAEDLLNHGGEIVLDSPITGLAEVRNGCRPKAILLDLSAAGLAQVAGAELPTNYLRKLGSFRYGNAVSKVDFALSGPIPWANPALAAAPTVHLGGTRAEMSRAEAEVASGGHPRQPFVLACQPSTLDSTRAPSGDHILWTYTHVPAGSTLDTTETITRRVEQFAPGFRDVILATHSITAHQYSQYNPNYVGGDFSAGALSARQLLKRPVISSNPWRTPAEGIYLCSSSTPPGPSVHGLCGWYAAQSALKGEFGLPSPELSYRTLPAGNHAPGDWGR, from the coding sequence GTGAAGCCGGACGCCGTTGTTGTGGGGGCGGGACCCAACGGTCTGGCCGCTGCCGTAACCTTGGCGCGGGCCGGGTTGAAAGTCCAGTTGATCGAGGGGGCGGCCAAAATCGGGGGTGGAACCCGGACGGCGGAGCTGACGTTACCGGGGTTCCGCCATGACGTGTGTTCAGCTGTCCACCCCATGGCCCTTGCCAGCCCCTTCTTCCAAGCATTTGAACTTGAAAAGCGCATCGAACTGCGCGTGCCAGAAATCTCCTACGCCCACACCGTGGACGCAGCCACCGCCGGGATCGCATTCCGCAGCCTCACCCGGACCGCTGAAGGCCTGGGCCCGGACGGGGACCGGTACCGTCGGCTGTTCCAACCCCTCGTTGAACGGGTCGACGGGATCACTGACCTCACCATGCACCAACTGCTGCGTATCCCCCGTGACCGCCTCGGAGCGCTCCTCTACGCGGCCAGGACCTTGGAACAGGGCGGGCCCTGGTGGAACACACGCTTCAAAGGAGACATCGCCCCAGCCATGGTCACCGGTGTCAGCGCCCACTGCATTGGGTCGCTGCCCGGCCTGGCCACCAGCGGCACAGCAATGCTGTTGGGCGCGCACGCCCATGCCCGCGGTTGGCCGCTCCCCGTCGGTGGATCCCAATCAATCGCCGACGCCATGGCCGAGGACCTGCTGAACCATGGCGGCGAGATCGTCCTTGACTCCCCCATCACCGGCCTGGCCGAAGTCCGTAACGGCTGCCGACCGAAGGCCATCCTCTTGGACCTCTCCGCAGCGGGCCTTGCCCAAGTCGCCGGCGCCGAACTCCCCACGAACTACCTGCGCAAACTTGGATCGTTCCGGTACGGGAACGCGGTCAGCAAAGTCGACTTCGCCCTCTCAGGGCCCATACCCTGGGCCAACCCCGCCCTTGCCGCCGCACCCACCGTGCACCTGGGCGGAACAAGGGCGGAGATGTCCCGGGCCGAGGCCGAAGTCGCCTCTGGAGGACATCCCAGGCAGCCATTTGTCCTTGCCTGCCAACCATCGACCCTGGACAGCACCCGAGCCCCCTCAGGAGACCACATTCTGTGGACCTACACCCACGTCCCTGCAGGCTCCACCCTGGACACGACAGAAACGATCACCCGTCGAGTCGAACAATTCGCGCCGGGCTTCCGGGACGTCATCCTGGCAACACACTCCATCACAGCCCACCAATACAGCCAATACAACCCGAACTACGTCGGAGGCGACTTCTCCGCAGGGGCACTCTCAGCCCGCCAACTGCTCAAACGACCGGTCATCTCATCCAACCCTTGGCGGACACCAGCAGAAGGTATCTATCTATGTTCATCCTCCACCCCACCGGGGCCCTCAGTGCATGGCCTGTGCGGCTGGTACGCCGCCCAATCCGCGCTTAAAGGAGAATTTGGACTGCCCTCACCAGAACTCAGCTACCGGACGTTACCGGCGGGGAACCACGCGCCTGGTGACTGGGGAAGGTAG
- a CDS encoding glycoside hydrolase family 15 protein translates to MSDISDYALVGDLHTAALISTSGSIDWMCLPKFDSPACFAALLDTPAAGRWLLAPAGAQKCTRRRYRPGSLILETEWETADGSVRVTDFMPIRDDAADLVRIVEGLSGSVQMYGELCLRFDYGHIVPWVRRSDHGLSAVAGPDAAYLTTRAPLEGRNMRTVSDFTVRAGAKVPFVLTWVPSSKPAPRQTDPDRALRVTEDFWQDWIGRSKMEGKYKDAVERSLITLKGLIYSPTGGIVAAPTTSLPEDPGGSRNWDYRFCWLRDATLTLQSLLAGGYTEEAAAWREWLLRAVAGDPADLQIMYGIDGTRRLPEMELPWLSGFENSKPVRTGNAAAPQLQLDVWGEVLDGLSLTRAAFPDTVDDSWDIQTALMEYLEGNWDKPDNGLWEMRGPRRQNTHSKVMCWVAADRMVKGIQHSGLPGPEDRWAALRDSIHEDVMTHGFNTERNTFVQSYGNNELDASLLLIPRVGFLPHDHPRVIGTVEAIQQHLTQDGFVLRYHPQASNDGLPGTEGVFLACSFWLVDALLGINRRSEAEELFERLLSLRNDVGLLSEEWDPKNQRQLGNTPQAFSHFPLIHCALQLHQGRARHSDTPLPSPKNGDHSRSGGREDSVSGSAT, encoded by the coding sequence ATGTCTGATATCAGTGATTACGCGCTCGTCGGGGACCTGCACACAGCCGCGCTGATCAGTACCAGCGGCTCAATCGACTGGATGTGCCTGCCGAAGTTTGACTCCCCTGCATGCTTCGCCGCGTTGCTGGACACACCGGCAGCGGGGCGATGGCTCCTGGCGCCGGCAGGTGCGCAGAAGTGCACACGCCGCCGCTACCGCCCGGGCAGCCTGATCCTTGAGACCGAATGGGAAACGGCCGACGGGAGCGTCAGGGTCACCGATTTCATGCCAATCCGCGATGACGCTGCTGATCTAGTGCGGATTGTGGAGGGCCTCAGCGGAAGCGTGCAGATGTACGGGGAGCTTTGCTTGCGCTTCGACTACGGTCATATCGTGCCCTGGGTGCGGCGCAGTGACCACGGACTGAGCGCTGTCGCGGGCCCGGATGCCGCTTATCTCACAACGCGGGCCCCGCTCGAAGGCCGGAACATGCGCACGGTCAGTGACTTCACTGTCCGGGCCGGGGCGAAGGTTCCCTTTGTGCTGACCTGGGTTCCCAGCAGCAAACCTGCCCCGCGCCAAACAGACCCTGACAGGGCCCTCAGAGTGACGGAGGACTTCTGGCAGGACTGGATCGGCCGGAGCAAGATGGAAGGAAAGTACAAGGACGCCGTTGAACGTTCCTTGATCACGCTCAAGGGGCTTATCTACTCCCCGACTGGTGGCATCGTGGCCGCCCCAACGACGTCCCTGCCCGAGGACCCGGGCGGGTCCAGGAACTGGGATTACCGGTTCTGCTGGCTCCGCGACGCGACCCTGACGCTGCAGTCACTGCTCGCCGGAGGCTACACCGAAGAAGCGGCGGCATGGCGGGAATGGCTGCTGCGCGCCGTCGCCGGTGACCCAGCGGACCTGCAGATCATGTACGGCATCGACGGCACCCGCCGCCTCCCCGAAATGGAACTGCCCTGGCTCTCCGGGTTCGAAAACTCCAAACCGGTCCGGACTGGAAACGCCGCCGCACCCCAACTGCAACTGGACGTATGGGGGGAAGTCCTGGACGGGCTCTCCCTGACCCGCGCCGCCTTTCCGGACACTGTCGATGACTCCTGGGACATCCAAACAGCACTTATGGAATACCTCGAAGGCAACTGGGACAAACCCGACAACGGACTCTGGGAAATGCGCGGCCCACGCCGCCAGAACACGCACTCAAAAGTTATGTGCTGGGTAGCCGCAGACCGCATGGTGAAAGGAATCCAGCATTCCGGCCTCCCAGGTCCTGAGGACCGCTGGGCCGCACTTCGCGACAGCATCCATGAAGACGTCATGACGCACGGCTTCAACACCGAGCGCAATACCTTTGTCCAGTCCTACGGAAACAACGAGCTGGACGCGAGCCTCCTTTTGATCCCCCGTGTAGGGTTCCTGCCCCACGACCATCCCCGCGTGATCGGCACTGTCGAGGCCATCCAGCAGCACCTCACGCAGGACGGCTTTGTCCTCCGCTACCACCCCCAGGCCAGCAACGACGGCCTGCCTGGGACCGAAGGGGTCTTCCTCGCCTGCTCCTTCTGGCTGGTCGACGCCCTGCTGGGGATCAACCGGCGAAGCGAGGCCGAGGAACTCTTCGAACGACTCCTCAGCCTCCGCAACGACGTGGGCCTGCTCAGCGAAGAATGGGACCCCAAGAACCAGCGGCAACTGGGCAATACCCCACAAGCCTTCAGCCACTTCCCCCTCATCCACTGCGCCCTGCAACTCCACCAAGGCCGTGCCAGGCACAGTGACACGCCCCTGCCCAGTCCCAAGAACGGCGACCACAGCCGGTCCGGCGGGCGCGAGGATTCTGTCAGTGGAAGTGCCACGTGA
- a CDS encoding ZIP family metal transporter, which produces MPAWLLAWMWGTIAGGALVVGCGLAWKWKIPSKVVSSVMSFGAGVLISALAFELVEEAVNGGGLWPTIGGFATGAVVYVAANALLARKGAKHRKRSGGKQPSEQQKPGSGTAIAIGALLDGIPESVVLGVGLVTAGAVSPAMLAAVFISNVPEGLSSTAGMKKAGRSAKYVFGVWVGIAVVSGLAALIGFLVLQDAPAEVVAFITAVAAGAILAMLADTMIPEAFEEHHLLTGLIAAVGFLAAFTVDQVGG; this is translated from the coding sequence ATGCCGGCCTGGTTGCTGGCCTGGATGTGGGGCACCATCGCCGGCGGTGCCCTGGTTGTGGGGTGCGGCCTGGCGTGGAAGTGGAAGATTCCGTCCAAGGTGGTCTCTTCCGTGATGTCTTTTGGTGCCGGGGTTTTGATCTCTGCCCTGGCTTTTGAACTCGTGGAAGAAGCAGTGAACGGCGGGGGCCTGTGGCCCACCATCGGCGGCTTCGCCACCGGCGCCGTCGTTTATGTGGCCGCGAACGCATTGTTGGCCCGAAAAGGGGCGAAACACCGTAAACGGTCCGGCGGGAAACAGCCCTCGGAGCAGCAAAAGCCAGGCAGCGGGACCGCCATCGCCATCGGGGCTCTCCTGGACGGTATCCCGGAGTCCGTGGTTCTTGGCGTCGGCCTGGTGACCGCCGGTGCAGTCAGTCCTGCCATGCTGGCCGCCGTCTTCATCTCCAACGTTCCCGAAGGCCTCTCCAGCACCGCCGGCATGAAAAAGGCGGGTCGGAGTGCCAAATATGTATTTGGGGTGTGGGTGGGAATTGCTGTGGTCTCGGGCCTGGCAGCCTTGATCGGATTCCTTGTCCTGCAGGACGCACCCGCGGAAGTTGTCGCGTTCATCACCGCGGTGGCCGCTGGAGCGATCCTGGCCATGCTCGCCGACACGATGATCCCCGAAGCCTTCGAAGAACATCACCTGCTCACCGGCCTCATCGCGGCCGTCGGATTCCTGGCCGCCTTCACGGTTGACCAGGTAGGCGGCTGA
- a CDS encoding MarR family transcriptional regulator: MRAADTLLRVVSRSVAEVEDVVNTPQLRVLVLIHTRGPQNLGGVATELGVHASNATRICDRLVAAELLERREDSADRRYIRLELTAKGKALVNSVLEHRRQAIAEVISRMPSGRRPALAAALEAFAAAAGVQGTTDGRFTLGANT, translated from the coding sequence ATGCGCGCCGCCGACACCCTCTTGCGCGTGGTCTCCCGTTCGGTTGCCGAGGTCGAGGACGTGGTAAACACCCCGCAACTGCGGGTCCTGGTCCTCATCCACACCCGCGGACCACAGAACCTGGGTGGGGTCGCTACAGAGCTGGGAGTGCACGCCTCCAACGCCACGCGCATCTGTGACCGGCTGGTCGCTGCTGAGCTGCTGGAGCGGCGGGAGGATTCTGCAGACCGGCGATATATCCGGCTCGAACTGACGGCAAAAGGAAAAGCCCTGGTGAATTCCGTGCTCGAGCACCGGCGGCAGGCCATTGCGGAAGTCATTTCGCGGATGCCGTCTGGCCGCCGGCCGGCACTGGCTGCGGCGCTGGAGGCTTTCGCGGCCGCCGCGGGCGTCCAGGGCACCACTGACGGCCGCTTTACCTTGGGAGCCAACACGTGA
- a CDS encoding aldose 1-epimerase family protein, whose product MREEAQWDTGTGHCLPSGRQYEISYDRQTVLVTEVGGALRDYLLDGRPLLDGYGPDEMCTGARGQSLIPWPNRIQGGSYEWEGQQLQLDLSEPDKGGAIHGLTRWRNWDAPAVEYTEDSISFTYTLHACQGWPWILDCRLDYHLGPGGLTVRTTAMNRSASRCPYGTGAHPYLNPGVATPGAIDAALVQVPGRTFLPVDERGIPTGHERVEGTEYDLRELQQLGGRHIDVAYTDLIRDADGRARVKLVRPDNSGGVELWVDGSYPYLEIFTGDTLPQPDRRRTGLGVEPMTCAPDAFNSGEGLITLEPGQSHTGEWGITPI is encoded by the coding sequence ATGCGTGAGGAGGCCCAGTGGGACACCGGGACCGGCCATTGTCTGCCCTCGGGACGTCAATATGAAATCTCTTACGACCGGCAAACGGTCCTGGTGACCGAAGTCGGGGGAGCCCTGCGGGATTACCTGCTGGACGGCCGGCCCCTGCTGGACGGATACGGTCCGGACGAGATGTGCACTGGCGCGCGGGGCCAATCGTTGATTCCCTGGCCCAACCGCATCCAGGGCGGCAGCTACGAGTGGGAAGGCCAGCAGCTGCAGCTTGACTTGAGCGAGCCGGACAAAGGCGGCGCGATCCACGGGCTCACCCGCTGGCGGAACTGGGACGCGCCCGCGGTGGAGTACACCGAAGATTCCATTTCCTTCACCTATACCCTGCACGCCTGCCAAGGCTGGCCCTGGATCCTTGACTGCCGCCTGGACTACCACCTCGGGCCGGGAGGTTTGACCGTACGGACCACGGCAATGAACCGAAGTGCATCGCGGTGCCCTTACGGGACCGGGGCACACCCGTACCTCAACCCAGGTGTCGCCACTCCCGGGGCCATCGATGCCGCGCTGGTTCAGGTGCCGGGGAGGACTTTCCTGCCCGTGGATGAGCGTGGCATCCCCACCGGGCACGAGCGGGTGGAGGGCACCGAGTATGATCTGCGGGAACTGCAGCAGCTGGGCGGCCGGCACATCGACGTTGCCTACACCGACCTTATCCGTGACGCCGACGGGCGCGCCCGGGTGAAACTGGTGCGTCCGGATAACTCCGGGGGCGTGGAACTGTGGGTGGACGGGTCCTATCCGTACCTGGAAATCTTCACCGGCGATACCCTCCCCCAGCCTGACCGGCGGCGGACCGGGCTTGGAGTGGAACCGATGACCTGCGCCCCTGACGCCTTCAACTCCGGTGAGGGGCTCATCACTCTTGAACCCGGGCAATCCCATACCGGCGAGTGGGGCATCACACCGATCTGA
- a CDS encoding glucose 1-dehydrogenase produces the protein MRALTVTPGEKNTLRLRDIPEPSAGEGQVLVEALAVGLCGTDSEIIAAEYGEAPPGQDYLVLGHENLGRVLDAPSGSGLAAGDLVVGIVRRPDPEPCKACAAGEWDMCLNGKYTEHGIKGLHGFARERWRADAQATVKLDPGLEDVGVLLEPTTIVAKAWEQINRIGQRAFFDPHTAVVTGAGPVGLLAALLGVQQGLDVHVFDIVTDGPKPELVRDLGATYHSEPLPESGIKPNILVECTGVTPVVLDAFKCRAQDAITCLTGVSGTGKQTPVDVGAINREEVLMNGVVFGSVNANRRHYDAGAQALAKADGAWLRRLISRRVPLENFAEAFERRTDDVKVVLDLSRGTDGGRSHA, from the coding sequence ATGCGCGCATTGACGGTAACTCCCGGTGAGAAGAACACGCTTCGCTTGCGGGACATCCCCGAGCCCTCCGCCGGCGAGGGCCAGGTGCTGGTGGAGGCGCTGGCTGTGGGCCTGTGTGGAACTGACAGCGAAATCATCGCCGCGGAGTACGGGGAAGCGCCGCCGGGCCAGGACTACCTGGTGCTGGGGCACGAGAACCTTGGCCGGGTGCTCGACGCCCCCTCCGGATCGGGCCTGGCCGCGGGCGACCTGGTAGTGGGTATTGTCCGCCGGCCGGACCCCGAGCCGTGCAAGGCCTGCGCCGCCGGGGAATGGGACATGTGCCTCAACGGCAAGTACACCGAGCACGGGATCAAGGGCCTGCACGGTTTCGCCCGGGAACGCTGGCGGGCGGATGCCCAGGCGACGGTGAAGCTGGACCCGGGGCTGGAGGATGTGGGTGTCCTGCTGGAGCCCACCACCATCGTGGCCAAGGCCTGGGAACAGATCAACCGGATCGGGCAGCGGGCATTTTTCGACCCCCATACCGCCGTCGTCACCGGCGCGGGCCCGGTTGGCCTGCTGGCGGCGCTGCTGGGCGTCCAGCAGGGACTGGACGTGCATGTCTTCGACATCGTCACGGACGGACCCAAACCGGAGCTTGTCCGTGACCTCGGCGCCACGTACCACAGCGAACCCCTGCCGGAGTCGGGCATCAAGCCCAACATCCTGGTTGAATGCACCGGGGTCACCCCGGTGGTCCTGGATGCATTCAAGTGCCGGGCCCAGGATGCCATCACCTGCCTGACCGGCGTTTCCGGAACAGGGAAACAAACACCTGTGGACGTGGGCGCAATCAACCGCGAGGAGGTACTGATGAACGGCGTGGTGTTCGGCAGCGTCAACGCGAACCGCCGCCACTACGACGCCGGAGCCCAGGCACTCGCTAAAGCCGACGGGGCATGGCTCCGCCGCCTCATCAGTCGCCGGGTGCCGCTGGAGAACTTCGCTGAGGCCTTCGAGCGCCGGACTGACGACGTCAAAGTCGTCCTCGACCTGTCCCGCGGGACCGATGGAGGCAGAAGCCATGCGTGA
- a CDS encoding YihY/virulence factor BrkB family protein: protein MALDDTSQSRATTARRAPAPDDGRKPDSPTDVTKPFWKYIAKRTLREFSQDQCPDLAAGLTYYAVLSLFPALLAMVSLLGIFGQAGKTAAALLDILRSIAPASTLDVIRGPLQELTTSQTAGFTLAIGIVGAFWTASGYVSAFARAMNRIYDIDEGRGLIRFRATMLAVTILAVVVVAMLAALLVLSGPVAAAAGRLLGLGGLFVTVWDFAKWPVIIVLVIVIVAVLYYVTPNVRQPRFRWLSPGSFIALVAFVLASLGFTAYVANFGHYNKTYGAIGGVVIMLLWLWILNVSLLFGAEFDAETERGRELQGGFKAEVSIQLPPRDTKKSDKLHEQEEEEIRRGRELRENHNSPHGPAADERS, encoded by the coding sequence ATGGCATTAGATGACACTTCCCAATCCCGCGCCACCACGGCGCGGCGTGCTCCGGCACCGGACGACGGCCGCAAACCGGACAGCCCGACGGATGTCACCAAGCCGTTCTGGAAATACATCGCGAAGAGGACTTTGCGGGAGTTCAGCCAGGATCAATGCCCCGACCTCGCCGCCGGACTGACCTACTATGCCGTGCTGTCTCTTTTCCCTGCGCTGCTTGCCATGGTTTCCCTGCTGGGGATCTTCGGTCAGGCCGGTAAAACCGCGGCGGCGCTTTTGGATATTCTGCGCAGCATCGCCCCCGCCTCCACATTGGACGTGATCCGCGGCCCCCTTCAGGAACTAACGACCTCACAGACCGCAGGCTTCACCCTCGCTATTGGCATCGTAGGCGCCTTCTGGACCGCCTCGGGCTACGTGAGCGCTTTCGCCCGCGCGATGAACCGGATCTACGACATCGACGAAGGCCGGGGCTTGATCAGGTTCCGGGCAACAATGCTGGCCGTGACAATTCTTGCCGTGGTCGTCGTGGCGATGCTCGCAGCCCTGCTCGTGCTCAGTGGCCCTGTTGCCGCGGCCGCTGGACGCCTCCTCGGACTTGGCGGATTGTTCGTCACGGTGTGGGACTTCGCTAAATGGCCGGTGATCATCGTGCTGGTTATTGTCATCGTTGCGGTGCTTTACTACGTCACCCCCAACGTCCGCCAGCCCCGGTTCCGATGGTTGAGTCCTGGCTCTTTCATCGCGCTGGTGGCCTTCGTGCTGGCATCTCTGGGCTTCACTGCCTATGTCGCCAACTTCGGCCATTACAACAAAACCTATGGTGCCATCGGGGGCGTGGTCATCATGCTGCTGTGGCTGTGGATTTTGAATGTTTCACTGCTTTTTGGAGCGGAGTTCGATGCCGAGACAGAGCGGGGCAGGGAACTGCAGGGCGGCTTCAAAGCGGAGGTGAGTATTCAATTGCCGCCCAGGGACACGAAGAAGAGCGACAAACTGCACGAGCAGGAGGAAGAGGAAATCCGGCGCGGACGCGAACTCCGGGAAAACCACAACTCCCCTCATGGGCCTGCAGCAGATGAAAGGTCCTAG